The window TACATTGCATCTAAGTAATTCAATTAAGGAAACTTATGTATATTAAATGACAAATAGCACACCAATAAATCAACCTTATAGTTAATGTTTATGGTTCTTTGCTGAAAGTAATTTAGATTCAACAAAAGATAATGTGTTCTACTTCCGCATATAATTGGGTGGATGAGGCATAAATCCCTACCTTCTTAGAAAACAAGTATTGAATTACTAGATCATATATTTGGCAGCAATCATCATAGAAGTAATAATTTGCAAAATTGACTATAATTACCTGGTTATCTCACCTGGACATTGGAACATGAGCAAATCAAAGAATATGAACTTTTTGTTATCTCGTTGTGCAGATAAATTGCAGCCCTGTTAACATCAACATGACAAGAATGTAAATAAATACTGCAATACATAAGGCAGGAAGatttgacatttattttgctCCTCAAAGAAATTTACAATAAACAATAGCAAGATGCAATCTGATCACATAGATGACAATGTTGAATCAATGCCAGTGAAGAAGAATGGAGATTAGAAAGCAAGATGATTAGAAATGTAAAGAGAAAAATTGAGGGTTCCTGAAATGTGAATACTTTCACGTCTATTTCCTAAATACTACTTAATAACTTATGAAAATCAAGAACTAGAAGAACAACCAAAGTATATCAAGAACTTTCACTTTAAACAAACCGCCAACTAGAAAATCGCAAAAGTACCATCTTTCGAAGAATGCGATCATAGTGAGAGAAGGGTTGAGCAAAGGCAAGGAAGATGACGAGAGAAGAGGAGCGAGGAGAGAGCGCGCGCTTGAGGAGGTGATGAATGAGGAAGGCGCCGCTAGTCTCGACACAGTCCTCGACAAGAATCACTTGTCCGTTACGAGGTGAAGAAACATCTTTCTGATCTTCGTCGAAGTTGAGACCTATTGCTTGATCAAGCAAGGTCCTAGATTGATTGTCCATCTTCGTCTTCTTCGGTAGGAGAATTCTCCTTCTGATTCATATAAATCGCGACTGAGGGTTTTTGGCGGATGGAAAAACTGTTTTAACGCTTGAACTTAGTGAAAGTATTTGAATTAACTcttaaatctttttttattaataattaatcccTTAAATTTACCAGTTTATTAAAGTGGAGTCTTAAAAAATAGATAACATCACTAACTTTATATTATCACTAGAGCTGCTCTGGTCATTTGGCAAAAATAGATGGTGATctattattcaatattataaattttaattttttcttgaaTATTTGTTTAGAAGAGAAAATAAGATTTGACTTTTTTCAAATTAGGGCCAGGCTTAGTAAGGTGAGTCTGCCCTGATATATATAGAGGCTCGCTCCAGATCGACTTAGACGAGTTTATGTCtatattgatgatattatttttacgaactcttttatttttatattcaaaatcatCGTAAAGATATATCTTCAATTAAAGACTTAGGTTAACTACTCGAGTTTGGAAACTAATCCTACATTAATTGAAATAACATGCATCAATCCAAGTCATTAAATACTAGGATAGCTTCAAGTCTTTCCTATCTCGCAATTTGGTAACTGATCCCACTATTTACCGTAGTATAATCGGTTCTTTTAAATACTTTACTTACACGCTTTCAGCTAACAATTGACAACTGTCATCGTTAAATGTATCTTAAGATATCTTCGACAAACTTCTCGTCATGGTCTGCAAATATGCACAATCACCAATTTCACATTAACTGCTTACTCAATATAATCGACGTTCCACCAACGATTAATGTGTATAATCTAATCACACCATACAtccttataaaatattaaattacatatatTCTTTAAAGAATTTGTTCTCAATAAGGTTAATTATGCTCGTGACAAGCTCatactataaataattaagagttaattatCACTTTGCTAATTATTTAggattaatagataaaaaaaatcttattccTTTATTATAATtgtgtcatatatatatatatatatatatatatatataatcaggAGTTCAAGTTAttgtgttctttcttttttttcttttttctttctaactCTTGAAAACCTTCTTTATGCTTGTTTTAGATAACCCCAACCTTTACCAATTGAAGCTATTTATCGGTCAAGTTTTCCCTAGACTCTCATAATATATAAGGGTTGGTTGATTTTccataaagaatatttttaaaggATTCTTAAACCTAATTTAATACTCAATATAATAAGAGCACATGCGTTTATAATATGTTAGATAACgttcaatttcttcatattgtaTTGCATAAATTGTATTCTTAATGGTTATAAAAGCCTCCTAATATAGTTTACCTCAACAAGGATCATTTTTAAGGGAAGGTCAAAAATCCGATTCCTATTTAAGCTAGTTTCACCATTTGAAAAAATTGTTTACAAAGCCTTTCATTTAAAGTATAATGACTATGTACATTCTCATATACTAGTGACCATTATAGAGTAGTTAAGTCATAGATATTTGTGCACATTCGAAGTCTCAAATGTAGGGTGaacaaattgaaataaaattcaatgactttttttaataattttttcaataaatgaCAGTTTTATAAAGGCAACTAATGCAAGTCCAGAATAACAAACAAAGTGAGAAAAACAAAGagaaacaaaacaaagaaaaaaactaaaactaatgAGAAAGACAagggtaaaaataaaattcctaaagacaagaaaacaaaatagtttACACATGTCTAAACATCTAAAATATCCAACACCTCACCACCCGAATAAGCGAGATGATACTAGTCACATGAAATACTCTTACAATTGTACTTTTATTGTAAGAAATCAACAATTTTATTTCATCCTAAATGATTTAACTACCACCAAACAAGGATAGAGATGTGGTCCTATGAGCTAGTAAGGACATTGTGCTTGCCCCCAACTTACCCAAGCTTCCCAAAATTATTGTCAACTTAATTTTCACAATAAGAGTGGTTTAAGAAACAAATGGAAATTAGTACAAAGAATTTTTccaagaaaattttgaattactaTTAACAATATTATCGTAGAAAGAAAACGAGACTATTGTGTTTCAAACTTTTATAAAAGAGATGTTATAATAGAAATGATGCATGGACTTCGtaagttaacttttttttaacgtGATTGTTGCATTGAACAACTTCATGACTGtttatatctcatttttttcaattgatacgacaatatatttaataatgtccATATTTGAATACCGAACAATTTTAAAGAGAATAATTATGacttataaaaaagaaaaaatggatAATATTTTGACCTGTCAATTGAGCAGCAAAATGAAACTAGTCACAACTCACTCAAAAGTGTAAGTAGAAAAGAAAGACAAAAAGAGAGGTGGGGGGAGAAGTGACGAGATCTTAAAGTATTAGGAATTTTTGTGTCTGTTATAAAGTATAGGGACCTTGAAGCAATAAAAGAAAAGTATACAGACAGTCAGACAGAGAGAGAAACCCGCCGTCTGAATTTAACTCTGTCTGAATTGTCATCTGTTCCGAAGCTGTTAAAgactctctctttctctctctccattTGCGACGAAACCTGCATTTCTAGTGCAGAACCCGGATAGGTTTTTAGAGGGTTGAAtgaataacaaaacaaaaatgggTTGTTTCCTCTTCTCTGGCAAATCAAACAAAGCTGTAAACAAGAAGCTCGAAGGGACGACACTAGATGATCAGATCTCATCTGTTTCAGGTACAACATGTTTATACCTTACAAGTCCACTTTTATGGCCGCAATTCATCCTGATAATGCCGGAACTGAACTCCAATCCTACATAACTGATCACCATCCTCCGATTGAATCTGGGTTTTTCATCTTTGTTTGATCTACTTACAGATTTTGTTCATGGACCCAATAATAGAAAACCCATAATTCGTTTACTAGTGATTCTTGATAAATGCCTCATAGATACCACCTCCTACTTTCTTTTTTCTTGGTTTTGCTACGCGTTAGAACGTAATgggtttttgtgtttttttcaattttgttgcTTTTCAGTTTTGCTGGATTGGGTTGAACTTGAATTGGTTCATCATTAAACAGACTGAGCTATGCCGATATGAGcaccttttttttattcattttgtaaaatttatgcTTGTATGAACTGTTCAATGTCATCTCACACATGTTTATAAGAAATTTAGATACCCTTAACATTTGAAGTTCTAAACTAGTAATGCAGATGTTCAGATTAGGGCAAATAGGGCTAGATTGTTTTCTTGGATTTATGTATTTGATGAAGGTCTAATAGAGTAGGTTTAAGTTTTTTGAACACGAAATATACGAGAACTTATATGGTTGCTTGATTGTCTTTCCTTTTCTGTTCTTGAAATCCAATGGTCTTTGTATCTTCTTAACATACTCCTCTAGGTTAAATTGTGTAACTTCTTTATATTGTGAAATCATTCGATTCTTGAAAAAGTTGATAACAAAATTTCTATGGGTTGTAGAGAAAGTAAAGACATATTCATCAGTTGATGAAAAGAAAGATTCTATTGAAAATGGAGGGCCTCGACATATCACTTCCCATACATATACATTCCGTGAATTAGCAGCTGCGACCAAGAATTTCAGGTCTGACTTTCTTCTGGGTGAAGGAGGATTTGGTAGAGTATATAAAGGAAGATTAGAAAGTAACAATCAGGTTTTCGGTTTGTCTCTTTCTTTCTTATACTTGCTTGGTTTGTGAGAATTGGCATAACTTtttacattttcttcttctcataATAGGTGGTGGCTATCAAGCAACTTGACCGCAATGGACTACAAGGGAATAGGGAGTTTCTAGTTGAAGTATTAATGTTAAGCCTTCTTCACCACTCCAATTTAGTTAACCTGATTGGATATTGTGCTGATGGAGATCAGAGACTTTTGGTTTATGAATTCATGGCGTTAGGTTCTTTAGAAGACCATATACATGGTATATTTTAATGCAATCAACTCGTAAAGTCTCATTTCTACATTTGAAGTTTCCATTCATGCTTTAGTTCAAAATTGCCCTTTTAAGTTGAATAATCATAGAATTAGATACTCACCCGGCTAGCTCAAAGTGGTAAGAGTCTTGAACTAAGAAACTGGGGGTCTTAGGTCCTTAATTGAAGTGGGATTTTGGTGtttaaaaaagagagaaatataatCAGATCATTTGAAGTTCACCTACAAATTGCTTTAAAATCAACCAGATGTCTATCTAATACAGGAGattaacttcttcttttttttacttttctagACCTTCCTCCGGACAAGAAAAGACTGGACTGGAATACGAGAATGAAAATAGCGGCTGGGGCTGCAAAGGGTTTGGAGTATCTGCACGATAAAGCAAACCCTCCTGTAATATATCGCGATTTAAAATGTTCAAATATATTACTTGATGAAGATTATGAACCGAAACTATCTGATTTTGGCTTGGCTAAACTTGGACCTGTTGGGGATGATACCCACGTCTCCACAAGAGTGATGGGAACATACGGATATTGTGCCCCCGAATATGCAATGACGGGTCAGCTTACACTTAAATCAGACGTTTATAGTTTTGGGGTCGTTCTTTTGGAGATTATCACTGGAAGGAAAGCAATTGATAATTCCAGAGCTGGTGGGGAACATAATCTTGTTGCTTGGGTAATTTAATTAGTTCTCTCCtttctttacttttaaaattggATTCCTTTACAATTTGTCtgaatttttcttaatttttttaaacaataggCACGACCATTGTTCAAGGATAGAAGGAAATTCTCGCAAATGGCAGACCTAACACTTCAAGGGCAATATCCTGTGAGGGGTTTATTCCAAGCTCTGGCTGTTGCTGCTATGTGTGTTCAGGAGGAAGCCAACATGCGACCCCTTATAGCTGATGTGGTAACTGCCCTTAACTATCTCGCGAACCAGAAATATGACCCACAAAACCAGCCAGTTCAGAGCAGCAGCAGATCAGGCTCGTCTACACCTAGAGCTAGACGATAACATCCATCAAAGTTGCTCTGgctgaagaagaagacgaagagaTATTGATGAAATGATCAAAGTATGATCACTTAatcattttttctatttattttttgtttagatTTTGGATGATGATCACTTTGacaggttggttggttggttggttccATTTGTAGAGATAAGAAGAGGTTTTCATTTCATTAACATTTCATGttacttttgttttttcttttttcttcccCATTTGTCTTCCTCTTTGCTTTCTCATGTACATCCTAGTCCTGGGTTACTGTATTTAATGGGGGATAtttttatatctaaattttttaaatgatttgtttCTTCAGGTATTTGACTTACTATgttcttaatttctttttcttctcaattagacaattttttgtttatttatttagatttcgTTAAAAAAAAGTGGGTTTTAACTATTAGGGTAACTTTAAGttgaaaagtaaaatataatgtttgattttcatttttcaacACTCTAAATTGAACTTAACCTATCATGAATAGTTACAAGTCTTACCTTATTGACAAAGTTTAATTTTcgctaatttaatttaatgttttttttaatattctagttcataatttaaataatgtaattaatgataagttatttgagaattatttaaattggtATAAAGAAAGATAACGGTGATAGTAGACGAATTTATTGCTTTAAAtgctaaatatatttaactgGTATTTGTATTGTAAATGCTAAAatcagtttttattattattatgtatagaTTATGATTGTATTAAAGTTTAATGAAAAGTAATTACAAATTATTGTGTTGCTAAATATGGGATTTGTTGTCTATAACAAATTAACAATCAATAAAACTTTAAGGACCTTTTctgtaatttgatttttttttttatcgaataaaaaaaaaacgccGCACAGTcggacttaaaaaaaaaaaaaaaaaagtgctAAAATAAACGGACCCATTTCTACGTCCGGGTTTTGCTAAAATAAGCCTGAGggtatctctctctctctctttcttgtctttctctctcttccctttCTCGGCCATGCCCCCAACCTCTAAACTCTCCATCGTCTCTTCATCCATTTCTGTCATCAATCCTTATAAATGGGTGCGCAGGTTACCTGCCACTCTTTCCCCTTCTGCCGCACCTCGAAACCCTAGGTTGTCTCTTCTTCAATCTTCCGTTAAAGTTCATACTTTTAGGATTTCACAGGTCAAGTTTAACATTATAATGCCGTCTACAAAACTCCCCCCCCTTCCGGCGCAGGATAATAAGCTCGTCGGAGGATTAGATTTTCGCGGTCAGAGGTGTCTCCATAAAGACCATAATTCCGATGCGCGTGGAGGGGGCGTGGTCGATGAGATTGGGACAACAACGGATAACCACCCGTCGGATCGCTCTCCTCATCACTCCGAGAAATTGCTTACGTTGCCTACTATGCTCACTATTGCTCGTGTAGCTGCCGTTCCTGTCCTAATTAGCAGTGAGTTTGTTTCGTTTTCTGTTTTAAGATCCGGTGTTAATCTACCATACCTAACGTCCAAATCAGTAATGGGTTTTGTCCAGATGTTATAACTTTAGGGGCTTACTTGCATGTAGCTTAACCTTGATCCCATAAAACAAAAACTAACCTTTTACCCACTTGTTGCAACATTTTGTCTAGAAGTGGCAAATTCATCATGACTTTTCTATGGGTTATATCAACTAGCACATATTGGGTACAGCTTATGATGATATAAGTTTGAAAATCTTCTGATTTTGTACAGAAGTGGCATGAACACTCTGCAGATTGTGCTATGATTTTGTTTCTCTTCATTAGGCTATAATCAGAAGGGTGTCCCTAGAATTATTTCTTCGTGTTTTATTACAAATGTCTGAATGTACAAGGTTTCTTATTGATCGCAGAAGGTATATTTGTTTCTGTTGATGCTAAGAAGAAAGTTGTGTTTCTTAACAGCTTTTTATGTGAATAGTGGGTGGGGGCCTAATGCCACGACCAGTATTTTTGTTGCTGCTGCAGCTACAGACTGGCTTGACGGTTATATTGCTAGAAAGGTAGGGAATCAGTTTGTGAAATTCCATGATCATCAATTGCTCTCTAATGTTTGATTTCAATGTATTCCAGCTGAATTTAAAGAGTACATTTGGTGCTTTTCTAGATCCTGTTGCTGACAAGGTATTATTCAggttatgtatatttttttaagaatgatgCAGTTAGTTTCCTTCAAAGAAATGTGATGGCCTTTAAAATGATAAGTCATTGTCATTGTAATTGTAGCTTATGGTTGCTGCCACTTTGGTCTTGTTGTGCACCAGACCATTAGAAGTTGCTGCTTTTGGAAACGTTCCATGGTTGTTGGCTGTTCCATCCATTGCAATAATTGGAAGAGAGGTGAATACCAAACATTTAATTGCTTCTGCTATAACGTTGTTTATTTAAGTTCCCTTGTTAGAGATGGTTTTCAGATATAACCGTCAAACTTTTACATGCAATAGTTATATGAAATGCATTCCATTCATTATCATGTAGAAGAATATGAATTATTCATTTGTTTATGTTCCTGGTGAATGATAAACAAATGTGTAAATGATCAAATTTGTGGTCTTTAAGCAGCACCATGAGAACAGATTCGAGTCAAAgggattattaattattatatcataaattttaaaaccatcaatcTAATTGAACATTAGCTTTCCTTCTGGTTGTTGAGCATTTGGTAGGCTGCTGCAATTTTTCTTTGTATTTCTTGTGTATATCCTTTTTTGTTAACTGGCTTTCCCAATTTTTGTTTCTTTACCCTCCTTCATTTTTTGCCTGATTTATCCTTTTTTTGCAATTTTTGCCTGATTCACTCTGTTGCTTCTTATAATGTTTCTTTTTGCTGTATCTCCTTGCTGCATTCTGGTCTGCAACAGTGGCTTAGGAGGATTTATCCcatttatatatacttttttttttctat is drawn from Impatiens glandulifera chromosome 3, dImpGla2.1, whole genome shotgun sequence and contains these coding sequences:
- the LOC124931048 gene encoding CDP-diacylglycerol--glycerol-3-phosphate 3-phosphatidyltransferase 2 — encoded protein: MPPTSKLSIVSSSISVINPYKWVRRLPATLSPSAAPRNPRLSLLQSSVKVHTFRISQVKFNIIMPSTKLPPLPAQDNKLVGGLDFRGQRCLHKDHNSDARGGGVVDEIGTTTDNHPSDRSPHHSEKLLTLPTMLTIARVAAVPVLISTFYVNSGWGPNATTSIFVAAAATDWLDGYIARKLNLKSTFGAFLDPVADKLMVAATLVLLCTRPLEVAAFGNVPWLLAVPSIAIIGREITMSAVREWAASQNSKLGEAVAVNNLGKWKTATQMIALTILLATRDSSLTGLDSVVASGVVLLYVSAGLAVWSLVVYMRKILKVLLK
- the LOC124928876 gene encoding probable serine/threonine-protein kinase PBL7, producing the protein MNNKTKMGCFLFSGKSNKAVNKKLEGTTLDDQISSVSEKVKTYSSVDEKKDSIENGGPRHITSHTYTFRELAAATKNFRSDFLLGEGGFGRVYKGRLESNNQVVAIKQLDRNGLQGNREFLVEVLMLSLLHHSNLVNLIGYCADGDQRLLVYEFMALGSLEDHIHDLPPDKKRLDWNTRMKIAAGAAKGLEYLHDKANPPVIYRDLKCSNILLDEDYEPKLSDFGLAKLGPVGDDTHVSTRVMGTYGYCAPEYAMTGQLTLKSDVYSFGVVLLEIITGRKAIDNSRAGGEHNLVAWARPLFKDRRKFSQMADLTLQGQYPVRGLFQALAVAAMCVQEEANMRPLIADVVTALNYLANQKYDPQNQPVQSSSRSGSSTPRARR